A genomic stretch from Marinitoga litoralis includes:
- the eno gene encoding phosphopyruvate hydratase, with protein sequence MWYDEIVAVSAREVLDSRGNPTVEAVVELASGAMGSAIVPSGASTGKFEALELRDGDKSRFKGKGVLTAVKNINEIIAKELVGFNVFDQPLIDKVMLELDGTENKSKLGANAILAVSMAVARAASDSLGIPLYKYLGGPNAKVLPVPLMNIVNGGEHADNNLDIQEFMIVPAGFDRFSDALRAGAEVFHSLKALLKKEGHVTAVGDEGGFAPNLNSNEEAIKFIIKAIEDAGYKAGEHVFIALDCAASEYYDEEKKVYNIDGKELSAEEAMEYYEMLIDKYPIVSIEDPFDQEDWEAYTKFTAKVANKVQIVGDDLYVTNVKRLQKGIELKASNSILIKLNQIGSVTETLDTMELAMKSNMTNVVSHRSGESEDTFIADLAVAMNAGFIKTGSLSRSERIAKYNQLLRIEEELGEVAEYRGLKAFYSLRK encoded by the coding sequence ATGTGGTATGATGAAATCGTTGCTGTAAGTGCAAGAGAAGTATTAGATTCAAGAGGAAATCCAACAGTAGAAGCTGTTGTAGAATTAGCAAGCGGTGCAATGGGAAGTGCTATAGTTCCATCAGGAGCTTCAACAGGTAAATTTGAAGCATTAGAGTTAAGAGATGGTGATAAATCAAGATTTAAGGGTAAAGGTGTATTAACTGCTGTAAAAAATATTAATGAAATTATTGCTAAAGAATTAGTTGGTTTTAATGTATTTGATCAACCATTAATCGACAAAGTTATGTTAGAATTAGACGGTACAGAAAACAAATCAAAATTAGGTGCTAATGCTATTTTAGCAGTATCTATGGCTGTTGCAAGAGCTGCTTCTGATTCATTAGGAATTCCACTATATAAATACTTAGGTGGACCAAATGCAAAAGTATTACCTGTTCCATTAATGAACATTGTAAATGGTGGAGAACATGCTGATAACAACTTAGATATTCAAGAATTTATGATTGTTCCAGCAGGTTTTGATAGATTCTCTGACGCTTTAAGAGCAGGTGCTGAAGTATTCCATTCATTAAAAGCATTATTGAAAAAAGAAGGTCACGTTACAGCTGTTGGTGATGAAGGTGGATTCGCTCCTAACTTAAATTCAAACGAAGAAGCTATTAAATTCATTATTAAGGCAATTGAAGATGCTGGTTACAAGGCTGGAGAACATGTATTCATTGCTTTAGACTGTGCTGCATCTGAATATTATGATGAAGAAAAGAAAGTTTATAATATTGATGGAAAAGAATTATCAGCTGAAGAAGCTATGGAATACTATGAAATGTTAATCGACAAATATCCAATAGTATCTATAGAAGATCCATTTGACCAAGAAGATTGGGAAGCTTATACAAAATTCACTGCAAAAGTAGCTAATAAAGTACAAATTGTTGGTGACGATTTATACGTAACAAATGTAAAAAGATTACAAAAAGGTATTGAATTAAAAGCTTCTAATTCAATTTTAATAAAATTAAATCAAATTGGTTCAGTAACAGAAACATTAGATACAATGGAATTAGCTATGAAATCAAATATGACTAATGTTGTATCACACAGATCAGGTGAAAGTGAAGATACTTTTATTGCTGATTTAGCAGTTGCTATGAATGCTGGATTCATTAAAACTGGTTCATTATCAAGAAGTGAAAGAATTGCAAAATACAATCAATTATTAAGAATTGAAGAAGAACTTGGAGAAGTTGCCGAATATAGAGGATTAAAAGCATTTTATTCTTTAAGAAAATAA